The Marinobacter halotolerans genome includes a window with the following:
- a CDS encoding sensor histidine kinase codes for MSLNDPAAHRNAMPLKSLPFWLVFGLVVLILVILATDSRLMRYEINQARTDSVQRLGAYRTSLLATIERHFYLPQVLASDPRIVSSLDSLPATPVTGYSQGSALVRQINEQAESDEIFLMDRSGQTYYSSNFDADTSFVGKNYGFRPYFRDAMAGESGFYFAVGATSGIPGLFLSAPVRSDAGKILGVVVIKIDLGKLEQSWANSGDSVWVTDENGIIFLASNSRWHYYSLRPISETLQSRLTETQQYGRGRIESLDRVTQWQSEDWSTFDLMDSGAQIVFGSAIDEYPWRMHVRVPLEQIRARVFSKQVLMVLIYGVFAVGSLFYRERRRRTQAQASLVRLTSERESHQRAIIQNTDVGLLNLDARFRPIFLNEQARSLFALEDPDDHHAPAELIEPWDPHAAGKGACRAEGIRTDGSRFPVIYTLNRIWVGEKEEFILTVQDVTELTAAQQALQKINKALERRVQERTRDLEQAQAALAQNQKLAALGRMSAAIAHEINQPITALSNFVASSQVLLERNKPEAVSENLVRIESLVQRLSRLSRQLRIFSGKRNSGSAFVSVHAPIHYALELLSARLDAEQIKCTVHLAEDYSVQANAMVLEQIVVNLLSNAIDALAGQPAARISISVKAQDDSPGQVALSIEDNGHGMSEEQLAQVFEPFFTTKPMGQGLGLGLAISYSLACDIGAELTVSSEAGQGTCFTLILPITTTNIAEPS; via the coding sequence GTGATACTGGCAACCGATTCACGACTGATGCGGTATGAGATCAATCAGGCCAGAACCGATTCTGTTCAGCGCCTGGGTGCCTACAGAACGTCCCTTCTGGCCACCATTGAACGCCATTTCTATCTGCCCCAGGTGCTGGCGTCTGATCCCCGAATTGTCAGTTCTCTGGACAGCCTGCCGGCAACTCCGGTGACGGGCTACAGTCAGGGCTCCGCACTTGTACGGCAGATCAACGAGCAGGCGGAATCCGATGAAATCTTTCTGATGGATCGGAGCGGGCAGACCTACTATTCAAGTAACTTTGATGCCGATACCAGTTTTGTCGGTAAAAATTACGGCTTCCGGCCCTATTTCCGTGACGCCATGGCCGGTGAATCGGGCTTTTATTTTGCCGTCGGCGCAACATCGGGGATTCCAGGGCTTTTTCTGTCGGCGCCTGTGCGTTCAGACGCCGGTAAGATTCTGGGTGTCGTTGTTATCAAGATCGACCTGGGGAAGCTGGAACAGAGCTGGGCAAATTCCGGCGACTCGGTATGGGTAACGGACGAGAACGGAATCATTTTCCTGGCGTCGAACTCAAGGTGGCACTATTACTCTCTACGTCCCATTTCAGAAACCCTCCAGTCCCGACTGACCGAGACTCAGCAGTATGGTAGAGGGCGCATCGAATCGCTTGATCGGGTGACCCAGTGGCAATCCGAAGACTGGTCGACTTTCGATCTGATGGATTCTGGTGCCCAGATTGTTTTTGGCTCGGCTATCGATGAGTACCCATGGCGGATGCACGTGCGGGTTCCGCTGGAGCAGATCAGGGCCCGGGTGTTTTCCAAGCAGGTACTGATGGTTCTGATTTACGGGGTGTTTGCGGTTGGCAGCCTGTTCTATCGCGAGCGCAGGCGACGCACCCAGGCCCAGGCTTCCCTGGTGCGGCTGACGTCTGAGCGCGAATCACACCAGCGGGCGATTATCCAGAACACCGACGTGGGCCTGCTCAATCTGGACGCCAGGTTCAGGCCGATATTCCTGAACGAACAGGCCCGTTCCCTGTTTGCGCTGGAAGACCCGGATGATCACCACGCCCCGGCAGAACTGATTGAGCCCTGGGATCCCCACGCTGCCGGAAAAGGGGCCTGCCGGGCCGAGGGTATCCGGACTGATGGGAGCCGCTTCCCGGTGATCTACACCTTGAACCGGATATGGGTGGGCGAAAAGGAAGAGTTCATTCTGACCGTACAGGATGTGACGGAACTGACGGCTGCCCAGCAGGCTCTGCAGAAAATCAACAAAGCGCTGGAACGGAGGGTGCAGGAACGCACGCGCGATCTTGAACAGGCGCAGGCAGCGCTGGCGCAGAACCAGAAGCTGGCGGCTCTGGGCCGCATGTCGGCGGCTATTGCCCATGAAATCAACCAGCCGATCACGGCACTGTCCAATTTCGTCGCCAGCAGCCAGGTCCTGCTTGAGCGCAACAAACCGGAAGCCGTCAGCGAAAATCTGGTAAGGATCGAATCCCTGGTTCAGCGGCTTTCGAGGCTGTCCCGGCAACTGCGGATCTTCTCCGGTAAACGAAATTCCGGAAGCGCGTTTGTGTCGGTGCATGCACCCATTCATTATGCTTTGGAGCTGCTCAGTGCCCGACTTGATGCGGAACAGATCAAATGCACCGTGCACCTGGCCGAGGACTATTCCGTTCAGGCCAACGCCATGGTTCTTGAGCAGATTGTGGTAAACCTGCTGAGCAATGCGATTGACGCCTTGGCCGGCCAGCCGGCGGCGCGCATAAGCATCAGCGTGAAAGCGCAGGACGACAGTCCCGGTCAGGTGGCGTTGAGCATTGAAGACAACGGCCATGGCATGTCGGAAGAGCAGCTTGCCCAGGTATTCGAGCCTTTCTTTACCACCAAGCCCATGGGGCAGGGCCTGGGCCTGGGCCTGGCAATCAGCTATAGCCTTGCCTGTGACATCGGCGCGGAGTTGACGGTTAGCAGTGAAGCAGGACAGGGGACCTGTTTTACGTTGATACTGCCAATAACAACGACAAACATTGCGGAGCCGAGTTGA
- a CDS encoding sigma-54-dependent transcriptional regulator, with amino-acid sequence MNEITHAVVIDDEPTVLESVAQCLMLADIEVRTFTNARDALPLLNSDFRGVVVSDIRMPGMDGMSLLQAVDPGIPVILITGHGGIAQAVEAMKLGAYDFIEKPYKQDRLIDVIKRACQQRKVTLATQPQQATAANDDWLASIIIGESEPTRTLRQQVQGLARVNADVVIAGETGTGKELVARSLHALSIRREHPFVPINVGAIPETLLESELFGHEAGAFTGAQKRRIGLFEAAHQGTLFLDEIESMPMSFQIKLLRVLQEREVVRVGSNTPIPINVRIISATKEDLREAANEGRFREDLYYRLMVADIHLPALRDRIDDVPALFSYFLREAGRNNGLEVPKLDYEDVLALELHDWPGNVRELKHTAERYLLSQSISGISVSDLMRLGLSNPSATLSAERSLSERIDQFEKALISAELTHHNGNIKEVMEVLGLPRRTLNEKMQKHGLRREAFIR; translated from the coding sequence ATGAATGAGATCACCCATGCCGTGGTTATTGATGATGAGCCGACCGTGCTGGAATCGGTCGCCCAGTGCCTCATGCTGGCGGACATTGAAGTGCGCACATTCACCAACGCCCGCGATGCGCTTCCCTTGTTGAACAGTGATTTCCGGGGTGTGGTGGTGAGTGATATCAGGATGCCTGGCATGGATGGCATGAGTCTTCTGCAGGCCGTTGACCCGGGTATTCCGGTGATTCTGATCACCGGCCACGGGGGCATCGCCCAGGCGGTAGAGGCAATGAAACTGGGTGCCTATGACTTCATTGAAAAGCCTTACAAGCAGGACAGGCTGATTGACGTGATCAAACGGGCCTGTCAGCAACGCAAGGTAACCCTTGCCACCCAGCCTCAGCAGGCGACGGCTGCGAACGATGACTGGCTGGCGTCGATTATCATCGGCGAGTCCGAACCCACGCGTACGCTTCGCCAGCAGGTGCAGGGTCTTGCCCGCGTTAACGCCGATGTGGTGATTGCCGGCGAGACCGGTACCGGTAAAGAACTTGTTGCCCGTAGCCTGCACGCCCTGAGTATTCGTCGTGAGCATCCCTTTGTGCCCATTAACGTGGGCGCCATCCCCGAGACCCTGCTTGAAAGCGAGCTGTTCGGGCACGAGGCGGGCGCCTTCACCGGCGCCCAGAAACGCCGGATCGGGCTGTTCGAAGCCGCCCACCAGGGCACGCTCTTCCTTGATGAGATCGAGAGCATGCCCATGTCTTTCCAGATCAAGCTGCTGCGGGTTCTGCAGGAGCGGGAGGTGGTGCGGGTCGGGTCCAACACGCCTATTCCCATCAACGTGCGGATTATTTCCGCCACCAAAGAGGACCTCCGGGAAGCGGCCAACGAAGGACGTTTCCGGGAAGATCTTTACTACCGTCTGATGGTGGCCGATATCCACTTGCCGGCCCTTCGTGACAGGATTGATGACGTGCCTGCCCTGTTCAGCTATTTCCTGCGGGAAGCGGGCAGGAACAACGGCCTGGAAGTGCCGAAGCTCGACTACGAGGACGTGCTTGCCCTGGAGCTGCACGATTGGCCGGGTAACGTGCGAGAACTGAAACACACCGCCGAACGCTATTTGCTGTCACAGAGCATCAGCGGCATTTCGGTCTCGGATCTGATGCGTCTGGGCCTGAGCAACCCGTCGGCAACGCTTTCAGCGGAGCGGTCCCTGAGTGAACGCATTGATCAGTTTGAGAAAGCGCTGATTTCCGCCGAGCTGACCCACCACAACGGTAACATCAAGGAAGTGATGGAAGTACTCGGTCTGCCTAGACGAACCCTGAACGAAAAAATGCAGAAGCACGGGTTAAGGCGAGAAGCCTTTATCAGGTAG
- a CDS encoding sensor domain-containing protein, translating to MTAIDLFDSRGRRQGSLIALDQHPKALDEKQEHAIARITRLAAMHIEAGAIEELNQRLRTRNNEVDLLSEVARQINNGVVITDERGFVTWINHGFEKISGYKLHEMLGKRPGELLQGEQTDPDIVTYMGDQLAKRQSFSVEMINYHRSGTPYWIRIQCQPFEPRSGARKGFIAIQTDISAEKANQEKFENSLRLNHTILETLHDAVVTTDINGRIRTVNPALEELFGYPEDTLIGQSIEKLMPADVADHHGSHMKAYSDGLAGSGKIMGNARNLHGIRSDGSQFPLRIAVTETTVDSERLLVAAIHDITESEEAKAGLQRFRQTLDGTLDCVFMFDAQNLQFFYVNRGAIDQLGYSRKELMRMHPFDIKPDYPEDKFRELISPLVSGEVPRLSFQTLHRHKDGHAIPVDVALQYMTLEGEPPRFVAIVRDISEQHRHREEVEQLAYFDPLTNLPNRRLIRQRLAESMRTCSESGCFGAVLLSDLDDFKNINDTLGHRHGDDFLVEVSSRFLEVLGENTSLSRLGGDEFLVVLDTAEQDRSSAIRKVSETARQLLNAAYHASETIGGAQPVSTSIGIVFYNNASNSTAELMRMADIAMYDAKRKGKNNFSIFDEVMERNLLEEHTLTGDLSVALGRDDEILPWFQPKIDREGQITGFEALVRWNHPERGLLNPGQFIDLAERKNLIVPMSDHVLHQACQRMSAWRQQFAIDDWTISVNISQSQLAMRDFPQKIEQVLNKTGLPARALILEITETVVAENILHSIRQMELVRQLGVRFSLDDFGTGYSSMSYLRQLPIDELKIDKTFVDSILHDEEGNAIVKAILDLSHSLKLSVVAEGIEEEAQWEALKALGCEGFQGYFFSRPQPSEIILEMLNRERR from the coding sequence TTGACCGCAATTGACCTGTTTGACAGCCGTGGCAGACGCCAGGGGTCGCTCATCGCGCTTGATCAACATCCGAAAGCGCTCGACGAGAAACAGGAGCACGCTATCGCCCGCATAACCCGGCTGGCAGCGATGCACATTGAAGCGGGAGCCATAGAAGAGCTGAACCAGCGCCTCAGGACCAGGAATAATGAGGTTGATCTGCTTTCAGAGGTCGCGCGACAGATCAACAATGGCGTGGTTATAACCGATGAGAGAGGGTTTGTTACCTGGATTAACCATGGCTTTGAAAAGATATCAGGCTACAAGCTGCATGAGATGCTGGGCAAAAGACCGGGAGAACTTCTGCAGGGTGAGCAGACCGACCCCGATATCGTAACTTACATGGGTGATCAGCTTGCAAAGCGGCAATCATTCTCCGTCGAAATGATTAACTACCACCGCAGCGGGACCCCTTACTGGATCAGAATTCAATGCCAGCCATTTGAGCCACGCAGCGGAGCCAGAAAAGGTTTTATCGCGATTCAGACAGACATCAGTGCCGAGAAAGCCAACCAGGAAAAGTTTGAGAACAGCCTGAGGCTAAACCACACCATACTCGAAACGCTGCACGATGCCGTTGTCACTACCGATATCAACGGCCGCATCCGCACTGTAAACCCTGCCCTCGAAGAGTTGTTCGGATACCCCGAAGACACCCTGATTGGTCAGTCGATCGAGAAATTAATGCCTGCGGACGTTGCCGATCATCATGGCTCCCACATGAAAGCCTATTCTGATGGCCTGGCGGGATCGGGGAAAATCATGGGCAACGCCAGAAACCTGCATGGTATCCGGTCAGATGGTTCGCAGTTTCCGCTGAGGATTGCGGTAACCGAAACAACCGTCGATTCCGAACGCCTTCTTGTTGCCGCCATTCACGATATCACCGAAAGTGAAGAAGCCAAGGCGGGTCTTCAGCGTTTCAGACAAACGCTCGACGGTACGCTGGATTGCGTATTTATGTTTGATGCTCAAAACCTGCAGTTCTTTTACGTTAATCGCGGGGCCATCGACCAGTTGGGCTATTCCCGTAAAGAACTGATGCGAATGCATCCCTTTGATATCAAGCCAGACTACCCGGAGGACAAGTTCCGGGAGCTGATTTCCCCGCTGGTCAGCGGCGAGGTTCCTCGTCTCAGCTTTCAGACGCTACACAGGCACAAGGATGGCCACGCCATTCCGGTCGATGTCGCCTTACAGTACATGACTCTGGAAGGAGAGCCTCCACGCTTCGTCGCGATCGTCCGGGATATTTCGGAGCAACATCGACACCGGGAAGAGGTGGAGCAACTGGCTTACTTCGACCCGTTGACCAATCTGCCAAACAGGAGGCTCATCCGACAGAGACTGGCGGAGTCAATGCGTACCTGCTCAGAGTCAGGCTGCTTCGGTGCCGTTTTGCTCTCTGACCTGGATGATTTCAAAAATATCAACGACACACTGGGCCATCGTCACGGCGATGACTTTCTGGTTGAGGTTTCCAGCCGCTTCTTGGAGGTGCTGGGCGAGAACACCTCCTTATCCCGGCTCGGGGGCGACGAATTTCTGGTTGTTCTTGACACTGCCGAACAGGACCGCAGTTCAGCCATCCGGAAAGTCAGCGAAACAGCGCGGCAACTTCTCAACGCCGCCTATCATGCCTCCGAAACCATCGGAGGGGCACAGCCGGTCTCCACCAGCATTGGCATCGTTTTTTATAACAATGCCTCCAACTCCACAGCCGAACTGATGCGCATGGCGGATATCGCCATGTACGACGCAAAAAGGAAGGGCAAGAACAACTTCAGCATTTTTGATGAGGTGATGGAGCGGAACCTGCTGGAAGAACACACCTTGACCGGTGACCTGAGCGTTGCCCTGGGCCGGGACGACGAAATCCTTCCCTGGTTCCAGCCAAAAATTGATCGGGAGGGGCAAATTACGGGCTTTGAAGCTCTGGTTCGGTGGAACCACCCTGAGCGTGGCTTACTCAACCCAGGCCAATTCATTGACCTGGCAGAGAGAAAGAACCTGATCGTGCCGATGAGCGATCATGTCCTGCACCAGGCCTGCCAGCGAATGAGTGCCTGGCGCCAGCAATTTGCCATCGACGACTGGACCATATCGGTCAACATCAGTCAGAGCCAACTGGCAATGCGCGACTTTCCGCAGAAGATTGAGCAGGTGCTGAATAAAACAGGCCTGCCCGCCCGGGCCCTGATACTGGAAATCACCGAAACGGTGGTAGCGGAAAACATTCTTCACAGCATCCGGCAAATGGAGCTGGTCAGGCAGCTCGGCGTCCGGTTTTCCCTGGATGATTTCGGCACAGGCTATTCATCAATGTCTTATCTTCGTCAGCTTCCCATTGATGAACTGAAAATCGACAAGACCTTCGTCGACAGCATTTTGCACGATGAGGAAGGCAATGCCATCGTCAAAGCAATACTGGATCTGTCACACAGCCTGAAACTGTCTGTGGTGGCAGAAGGGATAGAAGAAGAAGCGCAGTGGGAGGCGCTCAAAGCACTTGGGTGCGAAGGCTTCCAGGGCTACTTTTTCAGCCGACCGCAGCCATCCGAGATCATCCTGGAAATGCTTAACCGGGAGCGCCGCTGA
- a CDS encoding efflux RND transporter permease subunit: protein MSDSPRHQGWVGPIAWMARNSVAANLMMVMLLAGGFWMATQVQKEVFPQFQLDMVRITVSYPGAAPSEVEQGILLPVEEAVQGIQSVQEMTSTAREGRGNIQLELIPGTDRMKALQDIEQAVDGVRTFPEQAEEPEITLVTPTRDVMELTLYGDVDIWTLRQIGERVRNRLLSEASITQAIIDDVPAYVTTVEISQETLREYNLTLSGVASLIQQSSEDIPAGSMATSNGDILIRLKAQKQWAEAFENIVILNAASGGSVTLGDIATVRDGFEETGFHSRFNGQPSVEIEIFRTGSQSPLDISASVETVMAELEVTLPEGVEVRIDSNRAKQFEERMDMLIENGIMAMVIVLVILSLFLEYRLAFWIMMGMTISFVGSVLFLPAMDVSINMISMFGFLMVLGIVVDDAIVVGENIYEYRERGMGFLEAAIQGAKDIAGPVTFSILTNIVAFLPLLFIPGTTGKFWWPLGVVVILVLALSLIEALFILPAHLAHSGRGSVTIYGQWMHRIQRVFSGGFESFMNRVYRPLLDLALRFRYVTLSAALTIMVVCGAYATSDHMGMIMMPEAPADEIEAAVELPEGTTSRRAGELAMAITRDTQRLFEENNLASDVEGIKTNVRGQNSIDVELVLLPAEQRNMTVNEIIDLWREQLGDFKGVNQITFEAEQGPGSWRDDISVDLSHVNIDILAQASERLVKELRQVSQTINVNDNYTTGKPQFDISLTREGEALGLTGAEVGRQLRDAFYGSIALRQLRGINENEVRVMLPEYQRQDLYYLDNFVIRTSNGQEVPLMDVAQVNVTESLRSIDRRGGRRVITVGTDVQPKPAISQVLALMQSEILPQLRADFPGLTWTFQGSQADLRDSTTALWGGFGLAMGAIFALLAIAFGNYLQPLVVMLAIPFGAVGAIMGHMILGMELSLVSIMGIVALSGVVVNDSLIMVTYANRQLHRASPAQAIYEAGMRRFRPIMLTTLTTFGGLTPIIFETSLQATYLVPMAVSLGFGIVFATALILFLVPCLYLVLEDLKGCFGASRAQVAP, encoded by the coding sequence ATGAGTGATTCGCCCAGACACCAGGGCTGGGTCGGCCCCATAGCCTGGATGGCGCGTAATTCCGTCGCCGCCAACCTGATGATGGTGATGCTGCTGGCAGGCGGCTTCTGGATGGCCACACAGGTACAGAAAGAGGTTTTCCCCCAGTTCCAGCTGGACATGGTGCGGATTACAGTCAGTTATCCGGGGGCAGCACCGTCAGAAGTGGAACAGGGAATTTTGCTGCCGGTAGAAGAAGCAGTCCAGGGCATCCAGAGCGTCCAGGAAATGACTTCCACTGCACGGGAGGGCCGAGGCAACATACAGCTGGAGCTGATTCCCGGCACCGACCGGATGAAAGCACTGCAGGACATTGAGCAGGCCGTGGACGGTGTCCGCACCTTCCCGGAGCAGGCGGAGGAGCCGGAAATCACCCTGGTGACGCCTACCCGGGATGTAATGGAACTTACACTTTATGGCGATGTGGATATCTGGACACTGCGCCAGATAGGCGAACGGGTCCGCAATCGCCTGCTGTCGGAAGCCTCCATCACCCAGGCCATCATCGACGACGTACCCGCTTATGTCACAACGGTCGAGATCTCGCAGGAAACATTGCGCGAGTACAACCTTACCCTCTCCGGTGTGGCCAGCCTGATCCAGCAGTCCAGTGAAGACATTCCCGCCGGCTCCATGGCCACCTCCAACGGCGACATACTGATCCGGCTCAAGGCCCAGAAGCAGTGGGCCGAGGCCTTCGAAAACATTGTGATTCTCAACGCAGCATCCGGGGGCTCTGTCACCCTGGGGGATATTGCCACCGTAAGGGATGGCTTCGAGGAAACCGGTTTCCATTCCCGATTCAACGGTCAGCCTTCGGTGGAAATCGAGATCTTCCGAACCGGCAGCCAGTCCCCACTGGATATCTCTGCGTCTGTGGAAACCGTCATGGCGGAACTGGAAGTCACGCTGCCCGAGGGGGTAGAAGTTCGCATAGACAGCAACCGGGCCAAGCAGTTCGAAGAGCGGATGGACATGCTGATCGAGAACGGCATCATGGCCATGGTGATTGTGTTGGTGATCCTCAGCCTGTTTCTGGAGTACCGCCTGGCCTTCTGGATCATGATGGGCATGACCATTTCTTTCGTGGGCAGTGTGCTGTTCCTGCCGGCGATGGATGTAAGCATCAACATGATTTCCATGTTCGGTTTCCTGATGGTGCTGGGGATAGTGGTGGACGACGCCATTGTGGTGGGCGAAAACATCTACGAATACCGGGAAAGGGGCATGGGATTCCTCGAGGCCGCCATTCAGGGCGCCAAAGACATTGCCGGCCCGGTGACCTTCAGCATTCTGACCAACATCGTGGCCTTTCTGCCACTGCTGTTCATCCCCGGCACTACCGGCAAGTTCTGGTGGCCCCTGGGGGTAGTCGTGATTCTCGTTCTGGCACTGTCGCTGATTGAGGCCCTGTTCATCCTGCCCGCCCACCTGGCCCACAGCGGTCGCGGCAGCGTCACCATCTACGGCCAGTGGATGCACCGCATACAGCGTGTGTTCTCCGGTGGATTCGAGTCTTTCATGAATCGGGTTTACCGGCCTCTGCTGGATCTGGCCCTGCGCTTCCGTTATGTCACACTCTCTGCCGCGCTTACGATCATGGTGGTCTGTGGCGCCTACGCCACAAGTGATCACATGGGCATGATCATGATGCCCGAAGCGCCCGCGGATGAAATCGAAGCAGCGGTCGAACTGCCAGAGGGAACCACCAGCCGCAGGGCCGGCGAACTGGCGATGGCCATCACTCGCGATACTCAGCGCCTGTTCGAGGAAAACAATCTGGCATCCGACGTAGAGGGCATCAAAACCAACGTTCGCGGTCAGAATTCCATCGACGTCGAGCTGGTGCTGCTTCCGGCTGAACAGCGGAACATGACCGTCAACGAAATTATCGATCTCTGGCGCGAACAGCTTGGTGATTTCAAAGGCGTCAATCAGATTACCTTCGAGGCAGAGCAGGGCCCGGGCAGTTGGCGGGACGACATCAGTGTTGATTTGAGCCACGTCAATATCGACATACTCGCCCAGGCGAGCGAGCGGCTCGTGAAAGAACTGAGGCAGGTCTCCCAGACCATCAACGTCAACGACAATTACACTACGGGCAAACCCCAGTTCGATATCAGCCTCACCAGAGAAGGTGAGGCCCTTGGCCTGACCGGCGCCGAAGTGGGCCGTCAACTGCGGGACGCCTTCTATGGCAGCATTGCCCTGCGCCAGCTCCGTGGCATCAACGAAAACGAAGTACGCGTGATGCTGCCGGAGTACCAGAGACAGGATCTCTATTACCTCGACAACTTCGTGATCCGCACCAGCAACGGACAAGAAGTCCCGCTGATGGACGTGGCGCAGGTGAACGTCACGGAGTCCCTGCGGTCCATCGACCGTCGCGGCGGCAGACGGGTCATTACCGTCGGGACGGATGTGCAACCCAAACCCGCCATCAGCCAGGTTCTGGCACTGATGCAGTCGGAAATACTGCCGCAACTGCGAGCCGACTTCCCTGGCCTGACATGGACATTCCAGGGCAGCCAGGCGGACTTGAGGGATTCCACCACCGCCCTCTGGGGTGGCTTCGGTCTGGCCATGGGCGCTATCTTCGCACTGCTGGCCATCGCCTTTGGCAACTACCTGCAGCCGCTGGTGGTGATGCTGGCGATTCCCTTTGGCGCCGTGGGCGCGATCATGGGCCATATGATTCTGGGGATGGAGCTTTCCCTGGTAAGCATCATGGGCATTGTTGCCCTGTCCGGCGTGGTGGTAAACGATTCACTGATCATGGTGACCTACGCCAACCGGCAACTGCACCGGGCAAGTCCGGCCCAGGCCATCTATGAAGCCGGCATGCGCCGCTTCCGGCCCATCATGCTGACCACCCTGACCACCTTTGGTGGCCTGACACCGATCATTTTTGAAACCTCTCTGCAGGCCACCTACCTGGTACCCATGGCGGTGTCGCTGGGCTTCGGCATCGTGTTTGCCACCGCGCTGATCCTCTTCCTGGTGCCGTGTCTGTATCTGGTGCTGGAAGATCTCAAAGGCTGCTTTGGAGCCAGTCGGGCACAAGTTGCTCCTTGA
- a CDS encoding efflux RND transporter periplasmic adaptor subunit, with translation MTHPTDENSVRPERGRAGLFKTVIVSVVIVLIGVALVWLIFKTEPKATRSDLARKTAMLVDVETVSRGRYTPIVEVMGQVMPAQEVTLGSQVNGEIIEQSDAFTPGRQVEKGQQLLQIEPADYEAALLQRRSELEQARANLDLEQGQQAAARQEFQLLGKDIKAANEALILRKPQLQQARAQVDAAKAAVRQAELALARTRVRAPFAAQVLTRDVSPGSQVSSGQSLGRLVGTAQYWIEAAVPLSKLRWLTFSNEPDSPAAAVTLSHDTIWPTGQTRQGRLTQLVGELDTNARMARVLITVDDPLALEKSSGEPPLILGTFVTAEIQGKPLDDVVRLDRNLLRRSNTVWVMKDRTLAIHDVEIAFQNEDYAFVRSGLETGDKVITNDLASVVSGARLRLESDTEEPAPESTDLAKGDGNE, from the coding sequence ATGACCCATCCAACTGATGAAAACTCAGTTCGTCCCGAACGTGGCCGAGCGGGCCTGTTTAAAACCGTGATTGTCTCGGTGGTGATCGTGCTGATAGGGGTCGCACTGGTTTGGCTGATCTTCAAGACCGAACCGAAGGCAACCCGCTCCGATCTGGCCCGGAAAACCGCCATGCTGGTGGACGTTGAAACCGTCAGCCGTGGCCGCTACACCCCCATTGTGGAAGTTATGGGCCAGGTCATGCCGGCGCAAGAGGTCACTCTCGGGTCACAGGTTAACGGTGAGATCATTGAACAATCGGACGCTTTTACCCCTGGTCGACAGGTTGAGAAAGGCCAGCAGTTGCTGCAGATCGAACCCGCTGATTACGAAGCCGCCTTACTGCAAAGACGAAGTGAACTGGAGCAGGCCCGCGCCAATCTGGACCTGGAACAGGGACAACAAGCGGCGGCCCGGCAGGAATTCCAGTTGCTTGGGAAAGACATCAAGGCGGCGAACGAGGCACTGATCCTGCGCAAGCCGCAGCTTCAGCAGGCCCGGGCTCAGGTCGATGCCGCGAAAGCTGCCGTGCGGCAGGCCGAACTAGCTCTGGCCCGCACCCGGGTTCGCGCGCCTTTTGCCGCGCAGGTACTGACTCGTGACGTCAGCCCTGGTTCCCAGGTCAGTTCCGGCCAATCCCTTGGCCGGCTGGTGGGCACCGCACAATACTGGATTGAGGCCGCGGTTCCGCTGTCAAAGCTGCGTTGGCTGACCTTCAGCAATGAGCCGGACTCACCGGCCGCAGCGGTGACTCTCTCCCACGACACCATATGGCCGACAGGCCAGACCCGACAGGGCCGGCTCACACAACTGGTGGGCGAGCTGGATACCAACGCCCGCATGGCCCGGGTACTGATCACCGTAGATGACCCGCTGGCGCTGGAGAAATCTTCCGGCGAACCGCCGCTGATTCTCGGCACCTTTGTGACGGCAGAGATACAGGGCAAACCGCTGGACGACGTTGTGCGGCTGGACCGGAACCTGCTGCGCCGTAGCAACACCGTCTGGGTGATGAAAGACCGCACGCTGGCAATCCACGACGTGGAAATCGCATTCCAGAACGAGGACTACGCTTTTGTCCGCTCCGGCCTTGAAACCGGCGACAAGGTGATCACCAACGATCTGGCATCGGTGGTCAGTGGCGCCCGCCTGAGACTGGAAAGCGATACCGAAGAGCCGGCTCCCGAAAGCACCGACCTGGCAAAAGGTGACGGCAATGAGTGA